A stretch of Coffea eugenioides isolate CCC68of unplaced genomic scaffold, Ceug_1.0 ScVebR1_648;HRSCAF=1359, whole genome shotgun sequence DNA encodes these proteins:
- the LOC113758674 gene encoding uncharacterized protein LOC113758674 has protein sequence MANTQTLRELAAPELTHQPLCITFPTLAENTAFELKSGLIHLLPSFHGLSGEKPHKHDAAKDWLYYLPAGSITTWAQLKKKFLEKFFPASRATSLRKEICNIKQYPGESLYEYWERFNKLCTRCPQHQISEQLLIQYFYEGLQSTDRSIIDAASGGALANKTPKEAWEFIETMAENSQQFGFRESNPTRRVNEVETSSIQQQLSELTSIVRKLAMRDTPREKVCEICTSMDHCTDTCPMLQEDGMEQVNMAGGMPAPRKSYDPYSSTYNPGWRDHPNFSYGNRPQNAFSNRPPGFQQPWQQKSQLSSSNSGNSLEEIVKSLATTTTQLQHETRALVTITAQLQQETRSLVASTTQFQQDTKAGMKDMGTRMSQMTTAINRLESHVYGKLPSQPEANPKNVSAMTLRSGKEVEGPKLVNSKSKSEEEIEKEIEEEGRIREDPKEVGS, from the exons ATGGCGAACACCCAAACGTTAAGGGAGCTGGCTGCCCCGGAGCTGACTCACCAGCCCTTATGCATCACATTCCCCACTTTGGCTGAGAATACTGCTTTCGAACTGAAGTCGGGGTTGATTCACCTCTTACCTTCTTTCCATGGTCTCTCTGGTGAAAAACCCCACAAACAC GATGCAGCTAAAGATTGGCTATACTACCTACCAGCAGGTAGTATTACTACATGGGCACAGTTAAAAAAgaagtttttggaaaaattctttcctGCATCCCGGGCTACGAGTTTGAGGAAGGAAATCTGCAACATTAAACAGTATCCCGGGGAGTCCTTGTATGAATATTGGGAAAGGTTTaacaagttgtgcactagatgcccgcagcatcaaattagtgaacaactgttAATCCAATACTTCTATGAAGGACTCCAATCAACTGATAGGAGTATCATTGACGCTGCGAGTGGGGGAGCACTGGCAAACAAGACACCGAAGGAAGCATGGGAGTTTATCGAAACCATGGCAGAGAACTCCCAGCAATTTGGCTTCCGTGAAAGCAACCCTACCCGTAGAGTCAACGAGGTAGAGACCTCATCCATACAGCAACAACTGTCAGAATTGACGTCTATTGTTAGGAAATTAGCCATGAGAGACACGCCGCGAGAGAAAGTATGTGAAATTTGCACGAGTATGGACCATTGCACGGACACGTGCCCCATGTTGCAAGAGGACGGGATGGAACAGGTAAATATGGCCGGAGGCATGCCCGCGCCTCGAAAATCGTACGACCCATACTCCAGCACGTACAATCCGGGTTGGAGAGATCACCCCAATTTCAGCTATGGTAATAGGCCACAAAATGCATTCTCCAATCGTCCACCAGGATTTCAACAACCTTGGCAACAAAAGTCTCAACTCTCATCCTCTAACTCAGGAAATTCTTTGGAGGAAATTGTTAAGAGTTTGGCAACAACCACCACTCAGCTCCAGCATGAGACTAGAGCCTTAGTGACGATCACTGCTCAACTCCAACAAGAGACTAGGTCCTTGGTCGCGAGCACTACTCAGTTTCAACAGGACACCAAAGCAGGCATGAAAGACATGGGGACTCGAATGAGTCAAATGACAACTGCCATTAATCGCCTGGAGTCCCACGTTTATGGGAAACTGCCATCACAACCCGAGGCAAATCCCAAGAACGTAAGCGCCATGACATTAAGAAGTGGAAAAGAGGTGGAGGGACCTAAGTTGGTAAATtcgaaaagcaaaagtgaggaGGAGATAGAAAAAGAGATTGAAGAGGAAGGGCGCATTCGCGAAGACCCTAAG GAAGTTGGCAGTTAG
- the LOC113758675 gene encoding zinc finger MYM-type protein 1-like, producing MKAKYRSRLLALIDCARFLLHQGLAFRGHDEFDISENQGNFLELLHFLVGHNDDIKKVVLENAPKNLKLIAPDIQKNMSNALASETTSIIVNDIGHGLFAILCDESRDASTNEQLAVVIRYVDSHGYVIERFLGILHVRDTTALSLKKTIDVLFSKYGLSISQIHGQCYDDASNIRGEYNGLKTLIMKENGSAYYIHCFAHQLQLSLVGVAKKHVQVSSMYNTLSTLVHVLEGSSKRQEILREQCLKKVVDDLMTGDLMSGRGLNQETSIQRACDTRWGSHFGSLLKLVLMYDSVIDVLLIIENDGLVEQRGQAYALLNSLQSFEFAFILHLMKKIMGITNALSEALQRKDQDIVNAMGLVKVSKQQL from the coding sequence ATGAAGGCTAAGTATCGGAGTCGTTTATTAGCCTTAATAGATTGTGCTAGATTTCTCCTACACCAAGGTTTGGCTTTTCGTGGTCATGATGAGTTTGATATCTCTGAAAATCAGggaaattttcttgaacttttgcACTTCCTTGTGGGTCATAATGATGATATAAAAAAGGTTGTTCTTGAAAATGCCCCTAAAAATCTCAAACTCATTGCTCCAGATATTCAAAAGAATATGTCAAATGCTTTGGCAAGTGAGACTACAAGCATTATTGTAAATGACATTGGACATGGATTATTTGCTATTTTATGTGATGAATCTCGTGATGCATCAACAAATGAGCAATTAGCAGTTGTTATCCGTTACGTGGATTCACATGGATATGTGATTGAGCGTTTTCTCGGCATTCTACATGTAAGAGATACTACTGCTCTTTCACTTAAGAAAACAATTGATGTTTTATTTTCAAAGTATGGTTTGAGCATATCACAAATCCATGGTCAATGTTATGATGATGCTAGTAACATACGTGGTGAATATAAtggtttaaaaactttgatCATGAAGGAAAATGGTTCTGCATATTATATTCATTGTTTTGCACATCAGCTGCAATTGTCACTTGTAGGGGTTGCAAAGAAACATGTCCAAGTCTCTTCTATGTATAATACATTGTCTACCTTAGTGCATGTTCTTGAAGGTTCATCTAAAAGACAAGAAATTCTTAGAGAACAATGCCTTAAGAAAGTCGTTGATGATCTAATGACTGGAGATCTTATGAGTGGTCGGGGCTTAAATCAAGAAACTAGCATTCAAAGAGCTTGTGATACACGTTGGGGTTCACATTTTGGCTCGTTGTTAAAGTTGGTTCTTATGTATGATTCTGTAATAGATGTTCTTTTGATAATTGAAAATGATGGTCTGGTGGAGCAAAGAGGTCAAGCATATGCACTTCTTAATTCTTTGCAATCTTTtgaatttgcatttattttacaCTTGATGAAGAAAATCATGGGAATAACGAATGCATTATCTGAAGCattacaaaggaaggatcaagATATTGTGAATGCCATGGGTCTGGTTAAAGTTTCCAAGCAACAATTATAA